Proteins encoded within one genomic window of Mycolicibacterium monacense:
- a CDS encoding dipeptide ABC transporter ATP-binding protein, producing MGTAVSEADAPAAAPPTPDPVATVGDLAVKFRRNGRAIHALRGVSLAVAPGEILGLVGESGSGKSVLGFSLLGLLPDNATVSGTVRVAGSDMVRGDPKALRKVRRLDLGAVFQDPMTSLNPTMRIGRQVAEAAGSDEEALRLLTAVGIPEPARRMRAYPHELSGGLRQRVMIAIAIAGDPDLIVADEPTTALDVTVQAQVLRLLRRLRDEIGCSIVLITHDLGVAAQISDRIAVLYAGRIAEIGPSAEVLAAPAHPYTHGLLRSRLTLDTARDRPLAALAGSVPSPVTPLPGCAFVPRCALATDECTTAPPEPLAVAPGRVSACIRPQGEVAEHLGAAETNTDDAFPATTADRAEMPPSVVLRDVTKSFSVARRWFDRSADGDGKLHALRGVSLRVGHGESVALVGESGSGKSTLLRVIAGLEPPTSGFVDLAGGQRPQMVFQDAGASLTPWLSVGELIAERLRGTGLSRARRRERVAEVLERVGLPAEVAKSRAGQLSGGQRQRVSLARATVVPPSVLLCDEPTSALDVSLAASVLNLIGDLRRSLDMSVVFVTHDLSVARVVADRIAVMYLGRIVEIGPADQVIAEPAHPYTQALVDSIPDLGREPRSLAGEPASPLSPPTGCAFHPRCPLAIDACDDTGLDVRLEGFPGNPHQVACIERKAG from the coding sequence ATGGGCACTGCTGTCTCCGAAGCCGACGCGCCCGCCGCGGCGCCGCCCACGCCGGACCCGGTCGCCACCGTCGGTGACCTGGCTGTGAAGTTCCGCCGCAACGGCCGCGCGATCCACGCCCTGCGCGGGGTGTCGCTGGCCGTCGCGCCCGGCGAGATCCTCGGCCTCGTCGGCGAATCCGGTTCCGGGAAAAGCGTTCTCGGCTTCAGCCTGCTGGGCCTGCTACCCGACAACGCGACCGTCTCCGGCACGGTCCGCGTCGCCGGCTCCGACATGGTCCGCGGAGATCCCAAGGCGCTGCGCAAGGTGCGCCGCCTCGATCTGGGTGCGGTGTTCCAGGACCCGATGACATCGCTGAACCCGACCATGCGCATCGGCAGACAGGTCGCCGAGGCCGCGGGCAGCGACGAGGAGGCTTTGCGGCTGCTGACCGCCGTCGGCATCCCCGAACCCGCCCGGCGGATGCGGGCATACCCGCACGAACTGTCCGGCGGGCTACGGCAACGAGTGATGATCGCGATCGCGATCGCCGGCGACCCGGATCTGATCGTCGCCGACGAACCGACCACCGCCCTCGACGTCACCGTGCAGGCGCAGGTGTTGCGTCTGCTGCGGCGGCTGCGTGACGAGATCGGCTGCAGCATCGTGCTGATCACCCACGACCTCGGGGTGGCGGCCCAGATCTCCGACCGGATCGCGGTGCTCTACGCCGGGCGCATCGCCGAGATCGGCCCCAGCGCCGAGGTTCTCGCCGCCCCGGCCCACCCCTATACCCACGGACTGCTGCGCTCGCGTCTGACGCTGGACACCGCGCGGGACCGGCCCCTGGCCGCGCTCGCCGGATCGGTGCCCAGCCCGGTGACCCCACTTCCCGGGTGCGCGTTCGTCCCCCGGTGCGCGCTGGCCACCGACGAATGCACCACGGCTCCGCCGGAGCCGCTCGCGGTGGCGCCCGGTCGGGTCAGCGCGTGCATCCGCCCGCAGGGTGAGGTCGCCGAGCACCTGGGCGCCGCGGAGACCAACACCGACGACGCGTTCCCGGCGACCACCGCGGACCGGGCGGAGATGCCGCCGTCGGTGGTCCTGCGCGACGTCACGAAGTCCTTCTCGGTCGCGCGCCGATGGTTCGACCGGTCGGCCGATGGCGACGGGAAGCTCCATGCCCTGCGCGGCGTCTCGCTCCGGGTCGGACACGGGGAATCGGTCGCGCTGGTCGGTGAGAGCGGTTCGGGCAAGTCGACACTGCTGCGTGTCATCGCGGGCCTGGAGCCGCCGACGTCCGGATTCGTCGACCTCGCGGGAGGCCAACGGCCGCAGATGGTGTTCCAGGATGCGGGTGCGTCGCTCACCCCGTGGCTGTCGGTCGGTGAGCTCATCGCCGAACGGCTGCGCGGCACGGGTCTGTCGCGGGCACGGCGCCGGGAGCGGGTCGCCGAGGTGCTGGAGCGGGTGGGGCTGCCCGCCGAGGTCGCGAAGTCGCGCGCGGGTCAACTCTCCGGTGGTCAGCGCCAACGGGTTTCACTCGCCCGCGCGACGGTGGTGCCGCCCTCGGTGCTGCTGTGCGACGAGCCGACCAGCGCGCTCGACGTCTCGCTGGCCGCCTCGGTGCTCAACCTGATCGGAGACCTGCGCCGCAGCCTCGACATGTCCGTGGTGTTCGTGACCCACGACCTTTCCGTGGCGCGGGTGGTCGCCGACCGGATCGCGGTGATGTACCTCGGGCGCATCGTCGAGATCGGACCGGCCGACCAGGTGATCGCCGAACCCGCGCATCCCTACACCCAGGCCCTCGTCGACTCCATCCCGGACCTGGGCCGCGAACCGCGTTCTCTCGCCGGTGAACCCGCGAGCCCCCTCTCGCCGCCCACGGGGTGCGCGTTTCATCCGCGGTGCCCGCTCGCGATCGACGCCTGCGACGACACCGGACTCGACGTCCGCCTCGAAGGGTTCCCCGGCAACCCGCACCAGGTCGCCTGCATCGAGCGGAAGGCGGGCTGA
- the atzF gene encoding allophanate hydrolase → MTAVERVRAAYATIEAVARPEVWIFLRPFADALTDAEAVDSAVAAGADLPLAGLTVAVKNNVDVAGLPTTAGCPGYATDPAEVDAPVVARLRASGAVVLGATNLDQFATGLVGTRSPHGAVRDARRPGHISGGSSSGSAVAVALGIADLAIGTDTAGSGRVPAALQGIVGIKPTYGVVPTDGVVPACRSYDCVTVFARDLDTADAAMGVMAGADPSAGVRARPFPPDAPLAAPAVPLVGVPRDLPGLSPAWRQAFGEARSRLEGQGAAVREIDMRAFLEAARLLYDGGLVAERHEAVGDFVDTHRDEVDPTVGAIIAAAGTVPATRLLRDRVRLAELTAAAMAELGDCDALLIPTTTDHPTIAEVEAEPIAVNSRLGTYTNFCNLLDMCAVAVPSGAADGAQFGVSIVARAGADAVALDLARRVTSGSSDPVVSQAPWPVRAGLSATPLLVVGAHLRDQPLAWQLEERGARWLGPAVTAPLYRLARLHTTPAKPGLVRVGAESGTAIGGELWLVGTAMLGDFLAALPSPMMLGRVTLSDGTEVVGFGCALDAWQSGEDISSYGDWRNYLGSGQLSERV, encoded by the coding sequence ATGACGGCCGTCGAGCGGGTCCGCGCCGCCTACGCCACGATCGAGGCCGTCGCGCGGCCCGAGGTCTGGATCTTCCTGCGGCCGTTCGCCGATGCGCTCACCGACGCCGAGGCCGTCGACTCCGCCGTCGCGGCCGGGGCGGACCTGCCGCTGGCCGGGCTGACCGTCGCGGTCAAGAACAACGTCGACGTCGCGGGCCTGCCCACGACGGCGGGCTGCCCGGGATACGCAACCGACCCGGCCGAGGTGGACGCCCCGGTGGTCGCACGGCTGCGCGCCTCGGGTGCGGTGGTGCTCGGGGCGACCAATCTCGATCAGTTCGCGACCGGACTCGTCGGCACCCGCAGCCCACACGGCGCCGTGCGCGACGCCCGCCGCCCCGGCCACATCTCGGGCGGTTCGAGTTCGGGATCGGCGGTCGCGGTGGCACTCGGCATCGCCGACCTCGCCATCGGCACGGACACCGCCGGATCCGGCCGCGTGCCTGCGGCGCTGCAGGGCATCGTGGGCATCAAACCCACCTACGGTGTGGTGCCCACCGACGGGGTGGTGCCCGCCTGCCGAAGCTACGACTGCGTCACGGTGTTCGCGCGCGATCTCGACACCGCCGACGCCGCCATGGGGGTGATGGCGGGTGCGGACCCGTCGGCGGGCGTGCGGGCGCGGCCCTTCCCGCCCGACGCCCCGCTCGCGGCGCCGGCCGTGCCGCTGGTCGGCGTTCCGCGCGACCTCCCCGGCCTCTCACCGGCCTGGCGGCAGGCGTTCGGCGAGGCGAGGTCCCGCCTCGAAGGACAGGGTGCGGCCGTGCGCGAGATCGACATGCGCGCATTCCTCGAAGCGGCCAGGCTGCTCTACGACGGCGGGCTCGTCGCCGAACGGCACGAAGCCGTCGGCGATTTCGTCGACACACACCGCGACGAGGTCGACCCCACCGTCGGTGCGATCATCGCGGCGGCCGGTACGGTACCGGCCACCCGGCTGCTTCGGGACCGGGTACGGCTGGCCGAACTCACCGCCGCGGCGATGGCCGAACTCGGTGACTGCGACGCGCTGCTGATCCCGACGACCACCGACCACCCGACCATCGCCGAGGTCGAGGCCGAGCCGATCGCGGTCAACTCACGACTGGGCACGTACACGAACTTCTGCAATCTGCTCGACATGTGCGCGGTCGCCGTGCCGTCCGGAGCCGCCGACGGCGCCCAGTTCGGTGTCTCGATCGTCGCCCGGGCGGGCGCCGACGCGGTGGCGCTCGACCTGGCGCGCCGTGTCACATCCGGATCCTCGGATCCTGTTGTGTCGCAGGCACCGTGGCCGGTCCGCGCGGGTCTGTCCGCGACACCGCTGCTCGTGGTGGGCGCGCACCTGCGCGATCAGCCGCTGGCGTGGCAACTCGAAGAACGCGGGGCGCGGTGGCTCGGGCCGGCGGTCACCGCCCCGCTCTACCGGCTCGCGCGCCTGCACACCACGCCGGCCAAACCGGGTCTGGTCCGGGTGGGCGCCGAGAGCGGTACGGCGATCGGCGGTGAGCTGTGGCTGGTCGGGACCGCGATGCTGGGCGACTTCCTCGCCGCGCTGCCGTCACCGATGATGCTCGGCCGGGTGACGCTGTCCGACGGCACCGAGGTCGTCGGGTTCGGATGCGCACTCGACGCGTGGCAGAGCGGTGAGGACATCTCGTCCTACGGCGACTGGCGGAACTACCTGGGCTCCGGTCAGCTCAGCGAGCGCGTGTAA
- a CDS encoding ABC transporter permease translates to MAVALPAPAMVRTRRRGLTLPQSRSAVVNWIGFSLIGIVTLVAVAVPVLAPYDPLLPVGLPLQAPGVDGFLLGTDSIGRDILSRVLYGARSSWFAALAVVALGLFIGGLVGLIAGTAGGWIDSVLMRITDAFLSLPAPVLAIAVVAALGPGFLHTLIAVSIVWWPFYARLVRGEITRLAARPHVEAAKLAGVGPLRLARRHLLPGAVPNAVVAASLDIGTLILTLAALSFLGLGQSAPAPELGADSARNLSYFLQQWWIPVMPGLGVLVLALVGNVAGDSLRNLMKTK, encoded by the coding sequence ATGGCGGTCGCGCTGCCGGCACCGGCCATGGTGCGCACCCGGCGGCGGGGGCTGACGCTGCCGCAGTCGCGGTCCGCGGTGGTGAACTGGATCGGCTTCTCGCTCATCGGCATCGTCACCCTGGTCGCGGTCGCGGTGCCGGTGCTCGCGCCCTACGATCCGCTGTTGCCGGTGGGCCTGCCGCTGCAGGCGCCCGGCGTGGACGGATTCCTGCTCGGGACCGACAGCATCGGCCGCGACATCTTGTCGCGCGTGCTCTACGGCGCAAGGTCGAGCTGGTTCGCGGCGCTGGCCGTGGTGGCCCTCGGGCTGTTCATCGGCGGTCTGGTCGGGCTCATCGCCGGGACGGCGGGCGGCTGGATCGACTCGGTGCTCATGAGGATCACCGACGCCTTCCTGTCGCTGCCCGCGCCGGTGCTGGCGATCGCGGTGGTCGCCGCGCTCGGCCCGGGGTTCCTGCACACGCTCATTGCGGTGTCGATCGTGTGGTGGCCGTTCTACGCGCGGCTGGTCCGCGGTGAGATCACCCGGCTCGCCGCCAGACCGCACGTCGAGGCGGCCAAACTCGCCGGCGTGGGGCCGCTTCGGCTGGCGCGTCGTCACCTGCTGCCCGGTGCGGTGCCCAACGCGGTCGTCGCGGCCAGCCTGGACATCGGCACCCTGATCCTCACCCTGGCCGCACTGTCGTTCCTGGGCCTCGGTCAGTCCGCGCCCGCACCCGAGCTCGGCGCCGACTCGGCACGCAACCTGAGCTACTTCCTGCAGCAGTGGTGGATACCCGTGATGCCCGGACTCGGGGTCCTGGTACTCGCGTTGGTCGGCAACGTCGCCGGGGACAGCCTGCGCAACCTGATGAAGACGAAATAA
- a CDS encoding TetR/AcrR family transcriptional regulator — protein sequence MPLTRAGRPRLNTARRPGMTARDEILDAAGELFTTLGYASTSTRHIAELVGIRQASLYHYFRTKDDILCALLSQTVSPTLGFIPSLLGAQPALTAAEHLHALATFDGDQLLSGPWNLGALYLLPELRDARLEPFWSDRERLRLHYLALSRAVVEQTGVHEAAADLPFRLVESLVNMWSTPPGPQRDELPVHVADACLRVLGIPDGAIAALRVRSSDAVASYTRSLS from the coding sequence ATGCCGCTCACCCGGGCCGGTCGTCCCCGCCTGAACACCGCACGCCGTCCGGGCATGACCGCCCGCGACGAAATACTCGACGCCGCAGGCGAACTCTTCACCACCCTGGGATACGCGAGCACCTCGACGCGCCACATCGCCGAACTGGTCGGCATCCGGCAGGCCTCGCTGTACCACTACTTCAGGACCAAGGACGACATCCTGTGCGCTCTGCTGAGCCAGACGGTCAGCCCCACGCTGGGGTTCATCCCCAGCCTGCTCGGTGCGCAGCCGGCGTTGACGGCCGCCGAGCACCTGCACGCGCTGGCCACGTTCGACGGTGACCAACTGCTCAGCGGGCCGTGGAATCTGGGTGCGCTGTACCTGCTGCCCGAGCTGAGGGATGCGCGGCTGGAACCGTTCTGGTCCGACCGCGAGCGGCTGCGTCTGCACTACCTCGCGCTCAGCCGCGCCGTCGTCGAACAGACCGGCGTCCACGAGGCGGCCGCGGATCTGCCGTTCCGGCTGGTGGAGTCGCTGGTCAACATGTGGTCGACGCCGCCGGGTCCACAGCGCGACGAACTGCCGGTGCACGTCGCCGACGCCTGCCTGCGGGTGCTCGGGATCCCCGACGGCGCCATCGCCGCGCTGCGGGTTCGCAGCAGCGACGCGGTGGCGAGTTACACGCGCTCGCTGAGCTGA
- a CDS encoding ABC transporter permease — MRTFVTTRIAAMFAILVALTGVMFVLAHISPLDPVKAQLGAQASQAAVAARREALGLNEPMLVQFWNYLTGAVTGDLGTSYRTRHPVASDLGDFLPATLELAVFGMVIALVLAALLAFSTTLKWRGSAVLRAVLFTGSSAPMFLLGILGLIVFYQQLGWVPANGRIGIANPPTGPTGLLTVDGLLHARFDVVGDALQHLILPAVVIAIGPAVAIGRVLRSSLLGDTDSDYARTARAKGLSEGRIMVGHVLRNSIGAALSMTGLQIGLMFSGVLVVEQVFGWPGIGQYIAQSIPVADFPAIAGVTLMLGALYVFINTMVDLLQAAADPRITVRGG, encoded by the coding sequence ATGCGGACCTTCGTCACGACCCGGATCGCCGCGATGTTCGCGATCCTCGTCGCGCTGACCGGGGTGATGTTCGTGCTCGCCCACATCTCGCCGCTCGACCCCGTCAAAGCCCAGCTGGGTGCCCAGGCCTCCCAGGCGGCGGTCGCCGCGCGCCGCGAAGCGCTCGGCCTCAACGAACCGATGCTGGTGCAGTTCTGGAACTACCTCACCGGCGCGGTCACCGGTGACCTCGGCACCTCGTACCGCACCCGCCACCCGGTGGCGTCCGACCTCGGTGACTTCCTCCCCGCCACACTGGAACTCGCGGTGTTCGGGATGGTGATCGCGCTGGTGCTCGCCGCGCTGCTGGCGTTCAGCACCACGCTGAAGTGGCGTGGCTCGGCGGTCCTGCGTGCGGTGCTGTTCACCGGGTCCTCGGCGCCGATGTTCCTGCTCGGCATCCTCGGTCTCATCGTCTTCTACCAACAACTCGGCTGGGTGCCGGCCAACGGCCGCATCGGAATCGCGAACCCACCGACCGGCCCCACCGGCCTGCTGACCGTCGACGGTCTGCTGCACGCGCGGTTCGACGTCGTCGGCGACGCGCTGCAGCACCTGATCCTGCCCGCCGTGGTGATCGCGATCGGGCCTGCGGTGGCCATCGGCCGGGTGCTGAGATCGAGCCTGCTCGGGGACACCGACAGCGACTACGCCAGAACCGCACGCGCGAAAGGTCTTTCGGAGGGCCGGATCATGGTCGGCCACGTCCTGCGCAACTCCATCGGCGCCGCCCTGTCGATGACGGGTCTGCAGATCGGGCTGATGTTCTCCGGTGTCCTCGTCGTCGAGCAGGTGTTCGGCTGGCCGGGGATCGGCCAGTACATCGCCCAGAGCATCCCGGTCGCCGACTTCCCGGCAATCGCCGGCGTGACGCTGATGCTCGGCGCGCTCTACGTCTTCATCAACACCATGGTGGACCTCCTGCAGGCGGCCGCCGACCCCCGTATCACCGTCAGAGGAGGATAA